The Nitrospira sp. KM1 genome includes a window with the following:
- a CDS encoding DUF2062 domain-containing protein, whose protein sequence is MPSLRTLLKQVLHLQETPQRTALAFSVGAAIAFCPFYGFHMILVGFCTWAFKLNFVALMAGALVNNPWTLVPTLGATYWVGAVLLNRPDVPSFSWDDLSFTGIYHQVMPYAVPFLVGGLVLSAVAAVIAYPIALYVITKYRRSHAAAAGEPLPPRDRLG, encoded by the coding sequence ATGCCTTCCCTCCGTACATTGCTCAAGCAAGTGTTGCATCTGCAGGAAACCCCGCAGAGGACGGCCCTGGCGTTCTCAGTCGGGGCGGCCATCGCGTTCTGCCCCTTCTATGGATTTCACATGATCCTGGTCGGCTTCTGCACCTGGGCATTCAAGCTGAATTTCGTCGCCTTGATGGCGGGCGCATTGGTCAACAATCCCTGGACACTGGTACCGACTCTCGGCGCCACCTACTGGGTCGGCGCCGTCCTGTTGAACAGACCGGACGTGCCGTCGTTCAGTTGGGACGACCTGAGTTTCACCGGGATCTACCATCAGGTGATGCCCTATGCCGTGCCGTTCTTGGTCGGCGGTCTCGTACTGAGCGCAGTCGCTGCCGTCATCGCCTATCCCATCGCATTGTATGTCATCACGAAATACCGTCGCTCCCACGCGGCCGCCGCCGGCGAGCCATTGCCGCCCCGGGACCGCCTGGGCTAA
- a CDS encoding HD domain-containing protein, which yields MTPPRFFRPSNAPYDGSALIADPIHKYVSFTVPFASADPHERTEKDLIDSPWVQRLRYIYQLQSARWVYPSAEHTRFVHSLGTMHVAGRFAKHLYPFLQKAAPDVPSAHYVEEFLRITALVHDIGHGPFCHFFDDNYLHDFNASHEKLGQLIIRDHLGSIIRKIRRSPTGPFARGEELNPDQIAHVILKEKGKDNSRLPRWLNMLQPVISGSYTADNLDYVLRDSYMCGVAVGPVDLTRLIHYTIITDKGYTIHKTGLPALQMFLNTRMYLYSNVYFHRTTRAIDIHLRDIFGDTMKLVFPHDPRKRMEDYLSLTDWSLLEQVRGWTKSRHAAERRLSGEWARILGRDVKWKMAYSTVLKEKGQERGMDFPSHEHFGRQIRKELPASLQRIEFRVDMAPLDPRPDPKDRRGNPLYVYDPGTKHVSIEPLEEFLDLLPTRLVQFRIYSLDHRNDSALSKAAATVLNKTPSSMETQF from the coding sequence ATGACGCCACCCCGTTTCTTCCGTCCATCCAATGCCCCATACGACGGATCGGCGCTGATCGCCGACCCCATCCATAAATATGTCTCGTTCACCGTGCCGTTCGCCAGCGCCGACCCGCACGAGCGGACCGAAAAGGATCTGATCGACAGTCCCTGGGTGCAGCGGTTGCGCTATATTTACCAACTGCAGAGCGCCCGCTGGGTCTACCCGTCCGCCGAACACACGCGGTTCGTCCATTCGCTCGGCACCATGCATGTGGCCGGCCGTTTCGCCAAACATCTCTACCCGTTTCTTCAGAAAGCGGCCCCTGACGTGCCATCGGCGCACTATGTGGAAGAATTCCTGCGCATCACCGCGCTGGTCCACGACATCGGGCACGGTCCCTTCTGCCACTTCTTCGACGACAACTACCTCCACGACTTCAATGCCAGCCACGAAAAGCTGGGGCAACTCATCATCCGCGACCATCTGGGTTCCATCATCCGGAAGATCCGCCGAAGCCCCACCGGGCCGTTTGCCAGAGGCGAGGAATTGAATCCCGACCAGATCGCCCACGTCATCCTGAAAGAAAAAGGAAAAGACAACTCCCGTCTGCCGCGCTGGCTGAACATGCTCCAGCCCGTGATTTCCGGAAGCTATACCGCAGACAACCTCGACTACGTCCTGCGTGACTCTTACATGTGCGGCGTGGCCGTCGGTCCGGTGGACCTGACCCGGTTGATCCACTATACGATCATCACGGACAAGGGCTATACCATCCACAAGACCGGCCTGCCGGCGCTGCAGATGTTTCTGAATACCCGCATGTACCTCTATTCCAACGTGTACTTTCACCGGACGACGAGAGCGATCGACATTCATCTGCGCGACATCTTCGGAGATACCATGAAGCTCGTCTTCCCGCACGACCCGCGCAAACGGATGGAGGATTATCTTTCGCTCACGGACTGGTCGCTCCTCGAACAAGTCCGGGGCTGGACCAAGTCGCGGCATGCAGCCGAACGCCGCCTGAGCGGGGAATGGGCGCGGATTCTTGGGCGAGACGTGAAGTGGAAAATGGCCTACAGCACGGTGCTCAAGGAAAAGGGACAGGAACGGGGCATGGATTTCCCAAGCCACGAGCACTTTGGGAGACAGATCAGGAAGGAGCTGCCGGCCTCGCTTCAACGGATCGAATTCCGAGTCGATATGGCCCCGCTCGATCCGCGTCCCGACCCCAAGGACCGGAGAGGCAATCCGCTCTACGTTTACGATCCAGGGACCAAACACGTGTCCATCGAACCGCTGGAGGAATTCCTCGACCTGCTGCCGACCAGGCTGGTGCAGTTCCGGATCTATTCCCTCGATCACCGCAATGACTCCGCACTCTCAAAAGCCGCAGCCACCGTCCTGAACAAGACTCCCTCGAGCATGGAGACACAATTCTAG
- a CDS encoding helix-turn-helix domain-containing protein: MKLKALIQKRIDSGMSQRALAERIGVSHGTINNILAGVRPKNLATLQTLAVYFNVSVSQLFDDKDAQHAAETERHYPDRAKKLLQLVEPLDKEEIATLERCAEAFASSVPGIREHLIGQLKLIERLIDHEIRAAPHHNKAPRRTSS, from the coding sequence GTGAAATTGAAAGCTCTTATTCAGAAACGGATCGACTCAGGCATGAGTCAAAGGGCCTTGGCTGAGCGGATTGGCGTCTCGCATGGCACGATCAACAACATTCTGGCAGGGGTGCGCCCCAAGAATCTTGCGACCCTTCAGACGCTTGCCGTCTACTTCAATGTGTCGGTCAGCCAGCTCTTTGATGATAAAGACGCCCAGCATGCAGCGGAGACTGAGCGCCACTATCCGGATCGGGCAAAGAAACTCCTCCAACTGGTGGAACCCCTTGACAAAGAAGAGATTGCGACGCTCGAGCGCTGCGCCGAAGCATTCGCCTCATCGGTGCCGGGAATACGTGAGCATCTTATCGGGCAGCTCAAACTCATCGAACGGCTCATCGACCATGAAATACGAGCCGCTCCACATCATAATAAAGCTCCGAGGCGCACCTCGTCCTGA
- a CDS encoding outer membrane beta-barrel protein, with translation MFHCPGLILARVALFSCSIAGMVILGPAAAGADQLEAGRWTGGGGLGFLGNTPDGAAEFAFNGHADYFVTHTLSVGPLAQYAGAGNDFLFGLSAQAKYWWDIPGIGNLAKLVVQGGVGFVRAGIKDTDSGTANTYGSFLIPLGVGVDYAVTERLAVTADFLLNVTSLGGTVRSGGRDFDLHTNVMPGFYLGIRF, from the coding sequence ATGTTTCATTGCCCTGGTCTTATCCTTGCCCGGGTGGCGCTTTTTTCCTGCTCGATCGCAGGTATGGTTATTCTTGGCCCCGCTGCTGCAGGTGCCGACCAATTGGAGGCAGGACGCTGGACAGGCGGAGGCGGTCTGGGCTTTCTAGGAAACACGCCTGATGGAGCCGCTGAATTCGCGTTCAACGGTCACGCGGATTATTTCGTGACTCACACCCTTTCCGTGGGGCCGTTGGCGCAGTATGCCGGAGCGGGGAATGATTTTCTTTTTGGCCTGTCCGCCCAAGCCAAGTATTGGTGGGACATTCCCGGCATCGGCAATCTGGCGAAGCTCGTCGTCCAGGGCGGCGTCGGATTCGTCCGGGCCGGCATCAAAGATACCGACAGCGGAACGGCCAATACCTATGGCTCGTTCTTGATTCCCCTCGGCGTGGGAGTGGACTATGCCGTGACTGAGCGACTCGCGGTTACCGCTGACTTTCTGCTCAACGTGACTTCGCTTGGCGGGACTGTGCGCTCCGGCGGCCGGGATTTCGATCTCCACACGAACGTCATGCCGGGATTCTATCTGGGAATTCGTTTCTGA
- a CDS encoding DUF2283 domain-containing protein has translation MAEKVKVWFDPEADYLEVQFREAPGFMRATAHDAVMERVDEQGHVLGFSVLGVSRFRKGHPLEAELMTGT, from the coding sequence ATGGCCGAAAAAGTGAAAGTCTGGTTTGATCCGGAAGCGGACTACCTCGAAGTGCAGTTCCGTGAGGCGCCGGGTTTCATGAGGGCCACCGCACACGATGCGGTCATGGAACGGGTAGACGAGCAAGGGCATGTGTTGGGCTTCAGTGTGCTCGGTGTCAGCCGATTTCGCAAAGGGCATCCGCTGGAAGCTGAACTCATGACCGGAACATAA
- a CDS encoding DUF5615 family PIN-like protein, which yields MKLLLDTCVSGAAMVPLKAAGHDVIWAGDWLEDPGDEEILALAYKEGRILVTLDKDFGELVVVREQAHAGMIRLVVLSASQQAPTCLMVLDRYGTELQSVPASRSAGAQPAGSSRRGQPSSSSCYLSDLGPLIPRKMSSM from the coding sequence GTGAAACTTCTGCTCGATACTTGCGTGTCGGGTGCCGCCATGGTTCCCCTGAAGGCCGCAGGGCACGATGTCATCTGGGCGGGAGATTGGCTCGAGGATCCCGGTGATGAAGAGATCTTAGCCCTGGCCTATAAGGAGGGCCGCATTCTTGTCACCCTCGACAAAGACTTTGGTGAGTTGGTCGTGGTGCGTGAACAGGCGCATGCTGGAATGATCCGGCTGGTGGTCTTATCTGCATCACAGCAAGCGCCGACCTGCCTGATGGTTTTGGATCGGTATGGAACCGAACTCCAATCTGTACCGGCTAGCCGATCTGCCGGAGCCCAGCCAGCCGGATCTTCTCGTCGTGGCCAGCCGAGTTCCTCAAGCTGTTATTTGTCTGATCTCGGCCCTCTCATTCCACGGAAGATGTCATCGATGTAG
- a CDS encoding DUF433 domain-containing protein, whose product MIEQLLLKCITVNPKIFGGKPIVRGRRLAVEHVLGMLAAVDTFDMILQGYPWLEREDIQARLAYADRLVGHERIEPLPLESAS is encoded by the coding sequence ATGATTGAGCAACTTCTCCTCAAGTGCATCACAGTGAACCCCAAGATTTTCGGTGGGAAGCCGATTGTCCGAGGCCGCCGGCTCGCCGTTGAACACGTCCTCGGCATGCTCGCGGCCGTCGACACGTTCGACATGATCCTGCAAGGGTATCCATGGTTGGAGCGTGAAGACATTCAAGCCCGCCTTGCCTACGCAGATCGACTCGTCGGCCATGAGCGGATTGAACCTTTGCCGCTCGAATCCGCTTCGTGA
- a CDS encoding M23 family metallopeptidase, with protein MIIPVLKQARSRLSRLDRTLIITVVLLTSVFPVALFPNQPPPPKGIDGQYSGKQGQVLVIKVAETEDMADVAGRFLNRTIPFFREMRAGEAPGYVGLLGIDMQDEPGTHELAVDIKRKDESRHLSFNVLVAKEKFAVEHLKLPKDKVDLDDKNTARWKAEQDQVKLALTENSALRLWRSNFVEPVAGKRTGIFGSVRVMNGKPRNPHNGEDIGAPTGTDVAVTNDGIVRLTVDHIFSGRGIFVDHGLGFYSMYFHLSDILVKDGDLVTAGQVIGKVGATGRATGPHLHWGVKLNGARVNPYALLDLPFKNGSPSVTKTAAPAPETGIVAEDIPAKE; from the coding sequence ATGATCATTCCGGTGCTCAAACAGGCGAGAAGCAGGCTGTCCCGGCTCGATCGGACGCTCATCATCACGGTCGTCCTGCTTACCAGTGTGTTCCCCGTTGCGCTCTTTCCCAATCAGCCTCCTCCACCCAAGGGCATCGATGGACAGTACAGCGGCAAGCAAGGGCAGGTCCTGGTGATCAAAGTGGCGGAGACGGAAGACATGGCGGACGTGGCGGGCCGGTTCCTGAACCGCACGATTCCGTTTTTCCGTGAGATGCGGGCAGGCGAAGCGCCGGGGTATGTGGGACTGCTTGGGATCGACATGCAGGACGAACCGGGCACCCATGAGCTCGCGGTGGACATTAAGCGGAAGGACGAGAGCAGACACTTGAGTTTCAATGTGCTGGTGGCCAAGGAAAAGTTCGCTGTCGAACATCTGAAGCTTCCCAAGGACAAGGTCGATCTCGACGACAAGAATACCGCCCGCTGGAAGGCCGAACAGGACCAGGTGAAGCTGGCTCTGACGGAGAACTCGGCGCTTCGACTCTGGAGGAGCAATTTCGTCGAACCGGTCGCCGGCAAGCGAACGGGCATTTTCGGCAGCGTGCGTGTCATGAACGGCAAGCCTCGCAACCCGCACAATGGCGAAGACATCGGCGCGCCGACGGGAACGGATGTCGCGGTCACCAACGACGGCATCGTCCGGCTCACCGTCGATCATATTTTCTCAGGCAGGGGCATCTTCGTCGATCACGGCCTCGGCTTCTACAGCATGTATTTTCACCTCTCGGACATTCTGGTCAAAGACGGGGATTTGGTCACGGCAGGACAGGTTATCGGCAAGGTGGGTGCAACCGGCCGGGCCACCGGGCCGCATCTCCATTGGGGCGTCAAGCTGAACGGCGCCCGGGTCAATCCCTATGCGCTGCTCGATCTGCCGTTCAAGAACGGGTCGCCTTCCGTCACCAAAACCGCCGCTCCCGCGCCGGAAACGGGGATCGTGGCGGAAGACATTCCCGCCAAAGAATAA
- the pafA gene encoding Pup--protein ligase, whose protein sequence is MKQRIFGLENEYGLIFSPNGRIYLPMEKVLGYIFEGLIPNSWPSNAFLVNGARFYQDTGCHPEYSTPECDNILELVVHDKAGERLLEACLPAAEERLREEGLSGEIYIFKNNTDSLGNTYGCHENFLMRRDVDFWKVTEQLIPFFVTRQVFSGAGKVLKVSGKPQFFVSQRAQHIHEKTSSSTTSSRSIINTRDEPHSDAERYRRLHIIVGDSNMSEVVTYLKVGTAALVLSMIEEGYTVHGMELEDPVKAIREISRDPSVKRKVKLDDGRQMTAVEIQRVYLDRAQEYLAQQDHDPILDDVWNRWAAILDKLEDDPMQLVREIDWVTKRHLIQSYIEKKGCGWDDPRVFLLDLQFHDVKRTRGLYYLMESRGLIERVVEEDAVQRAMSTPPQTTRAKVRGDFIRFARAKNRSYTVDWTYLKLNGYWEETILCMDPFSAVNRRVDELVAQVSGLRFYR, encoded by the coding sequence ATGAAACAGCGGATTTTCGGCCTTGAGAACGAGTACGGGCTCATCTTTTCGCCGAACGGCCGGATCTATCTCCCGATGGAAAAGGTTCTCGGATATATTTTCGAGGGACTGATTCCGAACAGCTGGCCGTCGAACGCCTTTCTCGTGAACGGCGCGCGCTTTTACCAGGACACCGGGTGCCATCCCGAATATTCCACGCCGGAATGCGACAACATTTTGGAGTTGGTCGTGCACGACAAGGCCGGCGAGCGTCTCCTGGAGGCCTGCTTGCCTGCGGCTGAAGAACGTCTGCGGGAGGAAGGACTGTCCGGCGAAATCTATATTTTCAAGAACAACACCGACTCGCTCGGCAACACGTACGGATGCCACGAGAATTTCCTCATGCGCCGGGACGTCGATTTCTGGAAGGTCACCGAGCAGCTCATCCCGTTTTTTGTCACGCGCCAGGTGTTCAGCGGAGCGGGGAAGGTCCTGAAGGTCTCAGGGAAGCCGCAATTCTTTGTCTCGCAGCGCGCGCAGCATATCCACGAGAAGACCTCGTCATCGACGACATCCTCGCGCAGCATCATCAATACCCGCGACGAACCTCACTCGGATGCCGAGCGATACCGGCGTTTGCACATCATCGTCGGCGACTCCAACATGTCCGAGGTGGTGACGTATCTGAAGGTGGGGACGGCCGCGCTGGTCCTCTCGATGATCGAGGAAGGCTATACGGTCCACGGGATGGAGCTCGAAGATCCCGTCAAGGCGATCAGGGAGATCTCCCGCGATCCCAGCGTCAAACGCAAAGTGAAGCTCGATGACGGACGGCAAATGACGGCCGTGGAAATCCAGCGCGTCTATCTGGACCGCGCGCAGGAATATCTGGCTCAACAGGACCATGACCCCATCCTCGACGATGTGTGGAACCGCTGGGCGGCCATTCTGGACAAGCTTGAGGATGATCCGATGCAGCTCGTCCGCGAGATCGACTGGGTCACGAAGCGCCACCTCATCCAATCCTATATCGAGAAAAAAGGCTGCGGCTGGGACGATCCCAGGGTATTCTTGTTGGATCTGCAATTTCACGATGTGAAACGCACCCGCGGGCTCTACTATCTGATGGAATCCCGAGGCCTGATCGAACGCGTTGTGGAGGAAGACGCCGTGCAGCGCGCGATGTCCACGCCGCCTCAGACCACCCGCGCCAAGGTCCGCGGAGATTTCATCCGCTTCGCGCGGGCGAAGAATCGGTCCTACACGGTGGATTGGACCTACCTCAAACTTAATGGCTATTGGGAAGAGACCATCCTCTGCATGGACCCATTCAGTGCCGTCAATCGCCGGGTGGACGAGCTCGTGGCCCAAGTATCCGGACTCCGGTTTTACCGATGA
- the prcA gene encoding proteasome subunit alpha — MAMPYYVSPEQMMQDKAEYAKKGIAKGRSIIAMEYVNGILLAAENPSATLHKISEIYDNIAFAGAGKYSEFENLRKAGIRHADLKGFMYSREDVTGRSLANGYSQSLGTIFSQEMKPLEVEILVVEIGHNGHANEMYRISFDGSIIDEKQSAVIGGKSEAVQTVLKEKLPAQSPDLKTALTLCITALDQTGNVKLLPESLEVAVLDRTRDGRKFRRFTTAETKQLLA; from the coding sequence ATGGCGATGCCCTACTACGTCTCCCCCGAACAGATGATGCAGGACAAGGCGGAGTATGCCAAGAAAGGCATCGCCAAGGGACGTTCCATCATTGCCATGGAATATGTGAACGGCATCCTGCTCGCCGCCGAGAATCCCAGCGCCACCCTCCACAAGATTTCCGAGATCTACGACAACATCGCGTTCGCAGGCGCGGGCAAGTACAGCGAATTCGAGAACTTGCGGAAGGCCGGCATTCGGCATGCCGACCTCAAGGGGTTCATGTACAGCCGCGAGGACGTGACGGGCCGGTCGCTGGCCAACGGCTATTCGCAAAGTCTCGGCACGATCTTCAGTCAGGAAATGAAACCGCTCGAAGTCGAGATTCTCGTCGTGGAGATCGGGCACAACGGCCATGCCAATGAGATGTACCGCATCTCCTTCGACGGCAGCATCATCGACGAAAAGCAGTCCGCGGTGATCGGCGGCAAATCCGAAGCCGTGCAGACGGTCCTCAAGGAAAAGCTGCCGGCCCAATCGCCCGATCTCAAGACCGCGCTCACCCTCTGCATCACCGCGCTGGACCAGACCGGAAACGTGAAACTGCTGCCGGAAAGCCTGGAAGTGGCCGTTCTCGACCGGACGAGAGACGGCAGGAAGTTCCGCCGCTTCACCACCGCCGAAACGAAGCAGCTCCTCGCCTGA
- the prcB gene encoding proteasome subunit beta, which produces MKLPFLPNHDDPSFFDFLSVHHPDLTLHGRAAAPATAGSDVMRGSGVVSVPQATTVLGIKYQQGVVIAGDRRATEGFQIAERRIEKVFKIDEYSAMAIAGAAGPCVEMAKLFQTELEHYEKLEGVQLSCEGKANKLGQMVKANLPMVFQGLVVMPLYVGYDVKRSEGRIFKYDLAGGRYEESDYHAIGSGGKDARGTMREHFKKGLTEAEALKLAFLALYNAADDDVGTGGPDLVRGIYPTAKIVSAAGITDVAEQQIRGIYDTMISTRRL; this is translated from the coding sequence ATGAAACTTCCCTTTCTGCCCAACCACGACGACCCCAGCTTTTTCGATTTTCTCAGCGTTCATCATCCCGACCTCACACTGCACGGACGCGCCGCCGCTCCCGCGACCGCCGGGTCGGACGTCATGAGAGGCTCCGGAGTCGTGAGCGTGCCGCAAGCGACCACCGTTCTGGGCATCAAGTACCAACAGGGCGTGGTGATCGCCGGCGACCGGCGGGCGACCGAGGGATTTCAGATCGCCGAACGGCGGATCGAGAAAGTGTTCAAGATCGATGAATATTCGGCCATGGCCATTGCCGGGGCGGCGGGTCCCTGCGTCGAAATGGCGAAACTCTTCCAGACTGAATTAGAGCATTATGAAAAGCTTGAAGGCGTCCAACTGTCCTGCGAAGGCAAGGCCAACAAGCTGGGGCAGATGGTCAAGGCGAACCTTCCGATGGTCTTTCAAGGGCTGGTCGTCATGCCGCTGTATGTCGGCTACGACGTGAAACGTTCGGAGGGGCGCATCTTCAAGTACGACTTGGCCGGTGGACGCTATGAAGAGTCCGACTATCATGCGATCGGCTCAGGCGGGAAGGATGCCAGAGGCACGATGCGCGAGCATTTCAAGAAAGGATTGACCGAGGCCGAGGCGCTGAAGTTGGCCTTCCTGGCCCTCTACAATGCCGCGGATGACGACGTCGGCACGGGCGGTCCCGATCTCGTGAGAGGGATCTATCCGACCGCCAAGATCGTGAGCGCCGCCGGCATTACCGACGTGGCGGAACAGCAGATCCGTGGTATCTACGACACCATGATTTCGACCCGCCGCCTGTAA
- the dop gene encoding depupylase/deamidase Dop has protein sequence MPDANAPTIPRVLGTETEFGIASRDAAAVDPIANSLAVIAYYPGISVPHAVWDYENENPLLDARGFEVDGERERPNPDYNRQLNKVLANGGRLYVDGAHPEYSTPECTSPREIVAFERVAERILVQCLEAMTKDRGREQFVLYKNNSDGKGNSYGYHENYLVSRSVPFERLVKLLAPFFVTRAIYAGAGKVGAENQTAHADYQISQRADFFECLVDLNTMVKRPIVNSRDEPHSDYGRYRRLHVIVGDANMSEVSTYLKVGTLGIVLDLIEAGAPVPEIDLDDPVRSMKQVSRDLTMKESLRLSGGRSITAVEIQRAYLRAAMDFYSCRDLNQVTKDILVRWEDVLDKLERDPHTLVQELDWVAKRHMMESYMERKGCGWNDPRIRLMDLQYHDVRPDKGLYYTLERSHLIERIVQDVEVTRAEFVPPPGTRAYFRGRCVGKFSKSIYGASWTSVLFDVGNTAIKKVPLMDPLRGTESLTGDLFEQSETAEALLTKLKA, from the coding sequence ATGCCGGACGCTAACGCTCCTACCATTCCTCGCGTATTGGGAACGGAGACGGAATTCGGCATCGCGTCCCGCGATGCCGCGGCGGTGGATCCCATCGCCAACTCGCTCGCCGTCATCGCGTACTACCCCGGGATCTCGGTTCCGCACGCGGTGTGGGACTACGAGAACGAGAATCCGCTTCTCGATGCGCGCGGCTTCGAAGTCGACGGCGAACGCGAACGGCCCAACCCCGACTACAATCGCCAGCTCAACAAGGTGCTCGCCAATGGCGGGCGCCTCTATGTCGACGGCGCGCACCCGGAATATTCCACGCCGGAATGCACCAGCCCGAGGGAGATCGTCGCGTTCGAGCGCGTCGCCGAACGAATCCTGGTCCAGTGCCTGGAGGCCATGACGAAAGACCGCGGGCGTGAACAGTTCGTGCTCTACAAAAACAACTCGGACGGAAAAGGCAACAGCTACGGGTATCACGAGAACTATCTCGTGTCGCGGTCGGTGCCGTTCGAACGACTCGTGAAACTGCTGGCCCCGTTCTTCGTCACCCGCGCCATCTATGCGGGCGCGGGCAAAGTGGGCGCCGAGAACCAGACCGCCCACGCCGACTATCAAATCTCCCAGCGCGCGGATTTCTTCGAATGCCTGGTCGATCTCAACACCATGGTCAAGCGGCCCATCGTCAATTCGCGCGATGAACCGCATTCGGACTACGGTCGGTACCGGCGGCTTCACGTCATCGTCGGCGATGCCAATATGTCGGAGGTGTCCACATATCTCAAAGTCGGGACGCTGGGCATCGTACTGGACCTCATCGAAGCCGGCGCACCCGTTCCTGAGATCGATCTGGACGACCCCGTGCGTTCCATGAAGCAGGTCTCTCGCGATCTGACGATGAAGGAGTCCCTCAGGCTCTCCGGAGGCCGGTCGATCACGGCGGTGGAGATTCAGCGGGCGTATCTGAGAGCGGCGATGGACTTTTACTCGTGCCGCGATTTGAATCAGGTCACGAAGGATATTTTGGTCCGATGGGAGGACGTGTTGGATAAATTGGAGCGCGATCCCCATACGCTCGTGCAGGAGCTGGATTGGGTGGCCAAACGGCACATGATGGAATCCTACATGGAACGGAAAGGCTGCGGCTGGAATGATCCGCGCATCCGGCTGATGGACCTCCAGTATCACGACGTCCGTCCGGACAAGGGTCTGTATTACACGCTGGAGCGGTCGCATCTCATCGAACGGATCGTGCAGGACGTGGAGGTGACCAGGGCGGAGTTCGTCCCGCCTCCGGGGACCCGGGCGTATTTTCGAGGGCGCTGCGTCGGAAAATTTTCCAAGTCGATTTATGGCGCAAGCTGGACCTCCGTGCTCTTCGACGTCGGAAATACGGCGATCAAGAAAGTGCCGCTCATGGACCCGCTTCGTGGAACGGAGTCACTGACGGGTGATCTCTTTGAGCAATCGGAGACGGCCGAAGCTCTCTTGACCAAATTGAAGGCGTAA